One window of Medicago truncatula cultivar Jemalong A17 chromosome 2, MtrunA17r5.0-ANR, whole genome shotgun sequence genomic DNA carries:
- the LOC25486339 gene encoding telomere repeat-binding factor 1 isoform X2 — MGVPKQKWSEEEESALKAGVIKHGDKWRNLSVMASGWASREKPKGAMKRVHYQAPRHEDNSMAVTPFFLSDDEIVDVQPLQVSRDMLQISGPKSSSIRLDNLIMEAISSLNELGGSNKTTIASFIEDHYWAPADFKKLLSAKLKYLTSRGKLIKVKRRYRIAPTPAYSDRGRHPSTLLLEGRQKGSMKFYRDESNIPTKSEIDLELEKIRSMSAQEAAAYAARAVAEAEALMAEAEEATKEAEAAEAEADAMEAFVEAERKRLKEKNTQRR, encoded by the exons ATGGGTGTTCCTAAGCAAAAATGGTCAGAAGAAGAGGAATCCGCACTTAAAGCTGGAGTTATCAAGCATGGG GATAAATGGCGAAATTTGAGCGTGATGGCAAGTGGATGGGCTTCGAGGGAGAAGCCAAAGGGAGCAATGAAAAGGGTGCATTATCAGGCACCAAGACATGAGGACAACTCTATGGCTGTCACTCCTTTTTTTCTAAGCGATGATGAAATTGTTGATGTTCAGCCTCTTCAAGTTTCAAGAGATATGCTGCAAATTTCTGGCCCAAAAAGCTCTAGTATAAG GTTGGATAACCTTATAATGGAAGCTATATCTAGCTTGAATGAACTTGGTGGTTCTAATAAAACAACCATTGCTTCATTCATTGAG GACCATTACTGGGCACCGGCTGACTTCAAAAAGCTGCTGTCAGCAAAACTGAAATATCTTACATCTCGTGGAAAACTGATCAAG GTGAAGCGCAGGTATAGGATTGCACCTACTCCAGCATATTCAGACAGAGGAAGACACCCATCAACATTGTTATTGGAAGGGAGGCAAAAAGGCTCTATGAAATTTTACAGGGATGAGAGCAATATCCCTACTAAGTCTGAGATCGATttagaattagaaaaaataAGGTCCATGTCTGCACAAGAGGCAGCCGCATATGCTGCTCGAGCAGTTGCTGAAGCGGAAGCCCTCATGGCGGAGGCTGAAGAGGCAACAAAGGAGGCAGAGGCTGCAGAAGCGGAGGCAGATGCAATGGAAGCTTTTGTAGAAGCTGAAAGGAAAAGGCTGAAGGAGAAAAACACCCAAAGACG ATGA
- the LOC25486339 gene encoding telomere repeat-binding factor 1 isoform X1 has product MGVPKQKWSEEEESALKAGVIKHGVGKWRTILKDPEFNHVLYLRSNVDLKDKWRNLSVMASGWASREKPKGAMKRVHYQAPRHEDNSMAVTPFFLSDDEIVDVQPLQVSRDMLQISGPKSSSIRLDNLIMEAISSLNELGGSNKTTIASFIEDHYWAPADFKKLLSAKLKYLTSRGKLIKVKRRYRIAPTPAYSDRGRHPSTLLLEGRQKGSMKFYRDESNIPTKSEIDLELEKIRSMSAQEAAAYAARAVAEAEALMAEAEEATKEAEAAEAEADAMEAFVEAERKRLKEKNTQRR; this is encoded by the exons ATGGGTGTTCCTAAGCAAAAATGGTCAGAAGAAGAGGAATCCGCACTTAAAGCTGGAGTTATCAAGCATGGGGTGGGTAAATGGCGTACGATCCTCAAGGATCCTGAATTTAACCATGTTTTATACCTTCGGTCAAATGTTGATCTAAAG GATAAATGGCGAAATTTGAGCGTGATGGCAAGTGGATGGGCTTCGAGGGAGAAGCCAAAGGGAGCAATGAAAAGGGTGCATTATCAGGCACCAAGACATGAGGACAACTCTATGGCTGTCACTCCTTTTTTTCTAAGCGATGATGAAATTGTTGATGTTCAGCCTCTTCAAGTTTCAAGAGATATGCTGCAAATTTCTGGCCCAAAAAGCTCTAGTATAAG GTTGGATAACCTTATAATGGAAGCTATATCTAGCTTGAATGAACTTGGTGGTTCTAATAAAACAACCATTGCTTCATTCATTGAG GACCATTACTGGGCACCGGCTGACTTCAAAAAGCTGCTGTCAGCAAAACTGAAATATCTTACATCTCGTGGAAAACTGATCAAG GTGAAGCGCAGGTATAGGATTGCACCTACTCCAGCATATTCAGACAGAGGAAGACACCCATCAACATTGTTATTGGAAGGGAGGCAAAAAGGCTCTATGAAATTTTACAGGGATGAGAGCAATATCCCTACTAAGTCTGAGATCGATttagaattagaaaaaataAGGTCCATGTCTGCACAAGAGGCAGCCGCATATGCTGCTCGAGCAGTTGCTGAAGCGGAAGCCCTCATGGCGGAGGCTGAAGAGGCAACAAAGGAGGCAGAGGCTGCAGAAGCGGAGGCAGATGCAATGGAAGCTTTTGTAGAAGCTGAAAGGAAAAGGCTGAAGGAGAAAAACACCCAAAGACG ATGA